The Halobellus sp. MBLA0158 genome has a window encoding:
- a CDS encoding pyridoxamine 5'-phosphate oxidase family protein: MATDFQPIQGARMDDSAIDRLLEERGYGVLSMADGERAYGIPLSFGYDGDDRLYFVFVGYSEQWKKMIYADESAAVSFLVLDVDADGGWRSAIVSGPFERISADEWDAAREAMADNAFRPELLTEVDIREHPQVWVLDAEEKTGRAVGTE; the protein is encoded by the coding sequence ATGGCGACCGACTTCCAGCCGATTCAGGGCGCGCGGATGGACGACTCGGCGATCGACCGGCTGCTCGAAGAGCGCGGGTATGGCGTGCTCTCGATGGCCGACGGGGAGCGGGCCTACGGGATTCCGCTCTCGTTCGGCTACGACGGCGACGACCGGCTCTACTTCGTGTTCGTCGGCTACTCGGAGCAGTGGAAGAAGATGATCTACGCCGACGAGTCGGCGGCGGTGAGCTTCCTCGTCCTCGACGTCGACGCCGATGGGGGGTGGCGGAGCGCCATCGTCTCCGGGCCGTTCGAGCGCATCTCCGCCGACGAGTGGGACGCCGCGCGCGAGGCGATGGCCGACAACGCGTTCCGGCCAGAACTCCTCACCGAGGTCGACATCCGAGAGCACCCGCAGGTCTGGGTCCTCGACGCCGAGGAGAAGACCGGGCGGGCGGTCGGGACGGAGTGA
- a CDS encoding DUF7344 domain-containing protein, producing the protein MQTQHTQNRLRSSDLAYSVLADKRRRYAVHYLKQRNEPVPLSELAEQVAAWENDKPVDELTSKERKRVYIAMYQSHLKTLAKEGIVDYDADRGVVSISEAFADLDVYLEVVSGGTIPWSLYYVGLSIVNAVLLLVAWLELWPFATVPDLAWGGVVLVSFAISAFVQTYQTRRMRFGDEVPPPELRERS; encoded by the coding sequence ATGCAAACACAGCACACGCAAAACAGACTCCGTTCGAGCGATCTCGCCTACAGCGTACTGGCCGACAAACGTCGGCGCTACGCGGTTCACTACCTCAAGCAGCGCAACGAGCCGGTGCCGCTCAGCGAGCTCGCCGAGCAGGTCGCCGCCTGGGAGAACGACAAGCCCGTCGACGAGCTCACCTCGAAGGAGCGAAAGCGGGTCTACATCGCGATGTACCAGTCGCACCTCAAGACCCTCGCGAAGGAGGGCATCGTCGACTACGACGCCGACCGCGGGGTCGTCTCGATCTCCGAGGCCTTCGCCGACCTCGACGTCTACCTGGAGGTCGTCTCCGGCGGCACGATCCCCTGGAGCCTGTACTACGTGGGCCTCTCGATCGTCAACGCGGTGTTGCTCCTCGTCGCCTGGCTCGAACTGTGGCCCTTCGCCACCGTTCCGGACCTCGCCTGGGGCGGCGTCGTCCTCGTCTCCTTTGCCATCTCCGCGTTCGTCCAGACGTACCAGACGCGCCGGATGCGCTTCGGCGACGAGGTCCCGCCGCCCGAACTCCGGGAGCGCTCGTGA
- a CDS encoding DUF7504 family protein, which yields MNSDDGPGDDGGPERHSLADLVELLERERPLSPPSDAEPDPDLWVDPELEAATDPPHDDREPPDDDAESAQADALEADSADARSDPSEGPDPTAVPSDRSRDGRPSLGDLADRVSRLGGTAGRDGSESADASAGASRTERAERSEGSDRVDADFSAPSRGLGRETVRDLVGESPNVLLVGPESCTADQHLCTQFLAPAASEGDEVNLLLVTYGQSAAERAEAVAGDLAGLPERTAIVSLGGSDRARTTVSAPGSETTIPVKSVPNQGDLMKLGFAITKYLSEWESSSARTLVCFHSLTDALQAASDPRLVLRFLHVLQHQIEAADARAHFHLDPDAHPSQLILTFTSLFDTVLRFDRDGSVSLDQ from the coding sequence ATGAACTCCGACGACGGACCGGGCGACGACGGGGGGCCGGAGCGGCACTCCCTGGCCGACCTCGTGGAACTGCTGGAGCGAGAACGCCCGCTCTCTCCGCCCTCGGACGCGGAGCCGGACCCGGACCTCTGGGTAGACCCGGAACTGGAGGCCGCGACCGACCCCCCTCACGACGACCGCGAACCGCCGGACGACGACGCCGAATCCGCACAGGCGGACGCCCTCGAAGCCGACTCGGCGGACGCCCGCTCCGATCCGAGCGAGGGCCCGGACCCGACTGCCGTCCCGTCCGACCGCTCTCGCGACGGGCGCCCGTCGCTGGGTGACCTCGCCGACCGCGTCTCCCGACTGGGCGGGACGGCGGGACGCGACGGATCGGAGTCGGCCGACGCGTCAGCCGGAGCGAGCCGAACCGAACGAGCCGAGCGATCCGAGGGATCCGACCGCGTCGACGCCGATTTCTCCGCCCCGTCGCGCGGTCTCGGGCGCGAGACGGTGCGGGACCTCGTCGGGGAGTCGCCGAACGTGCTCCTGGTCGGCCCGGAGTCCTGCACCGCGGACCAGCACCTCTGTACGCAGTTCCTCGCGCCCGCCGCCTCCGAAGGCGACGAGGTCAATCTCCTCCTCGTCACCTACGGGCAGTCGGCCGCCGAGCGCGCCGAGGCCGTCGCCGGCGACCTGGCGGGCCTGCCGGAGCGCACGGCGATCGTCAGCCTCGGCGGCTCCGACCGGGCGCGGACGACGGTTTCGGCGCCGGGGTCCGAGACGACGATCCCCGTCAAGTCCGTGCCCAATCAGGGCGACCTGATGAAGCTCGGATTCGCGATCACGAAGTACCTCTCGGAGTGGGAGTCGTCGTCGGCTCGGACGCTCGTGTGCTTCCACTCGCTGACCGACGCGCTCCAGGCGGCCTCCGACCCGCGGCTCGTGCTTCGGTTCCTGCACGTCCTCCAACACCAGATCGAGGCCGCGGACGCGCGGGCCCACTTCCACCTGGATCCCGACGCCCACCCCTCACAGCTGATTCTGACGTTCACGTCGCTGTTCGACACCGTCCTTCGGTTCGATCGCGACGGGAGCGTCTCGCTCGATCAGTGA
- a CDS encoding DUF5305 domain-containing protein — MSAELRAKRLIGYYGRYLFFALLVLGVLAAAGAGYVYATPPTERVTEQTEVQQVSADVRTSAVVTGNTTFYRNGQRLVDQPAYLMAATPNLTVETRVAVPSGTDVRVTQRLALVQTATRGDRPFWTSNRVITEGETTTSEGSAATSATVNMSAIEDEVRRNRGTLGTIGGFETRLELNVTYDTGAYTGSLTASSPVVVSERAYWIESPLSATRTHSRPVTRTVADEPNMALVGLLGLLALSAFASAGGVAYVRREDIDVEAIELRMDRARFEEWITTSEIPTDPDRKYVRTTSLEGLVDIAIDSNNRVLHDPEPDVYTVVTDDIVYYYATDESAMTSWFNM; from the coding sequence ATGTCGGCAGAACTGCGGGCGAAGCGGCTGATCGGTTACTACGGGCGGTATCTGTTCTTCGCGCTTCTCGTACTGGGGGTCCTCGCGGCCGCGGGGGCGGGCTACGTGTACGCGACCCCGCCGACGGAGCGGGTCACAGAGCAGACCGAGGTCCAGCAGGTCAGCGCCGACGTGCGGACCAGCGCCGTCGTGACCGGCAACACCACCTTCTACCGGAACGGCCAGCGGCTGGTCGACCAGCCCGCGTATCTGATGGCGGCCACGCCGAATCTGACCGTCGAGACGCGCGTGGCCGTCCCCTCGGGGACGGACGTGCGGGTCACCCAGCGGCTCGCGCTCGTCCAGACGGCGACCCGCGGCGACCGGCCGTTCTGGACGTCGAACCGCGTGATCACGGAGGGGGAAACGACCACCAGCGAAGGGAGCGCCGCGACGAGCGCGACGGTGAACATGTCCGCGATAGAAGACGAGGTGCGGCGGAACCGCGGGACTCTCGGCACCATCGGCGGCTTCGAGACGCGGCTCGAACTGAACGTCACCTACGACACGGGCGCGTACACCGGGAGCCTGACCGCCTCCAGTCCCGTGGTGGTCTCCGAGCGGGCCTACTGGATCGAATCGCCGCTGTCGGCGACGCGGACCCACTCCCGGCCGGTGACCCGGACCGTGGCGGACGAGCCGAATATGGCGCTCGTGGGGCTGCTCGGGCTCTTGGCGCTGTCGGCGTTCGCCTCCGCCGGCGGCGTCGCGTACGTGCGGCGTGAGGACATCGACGTCGAGGCGATCGAACTCCGGATGGACCGGGCGCGCTTCGAGGAGTGGATCACCACGAGCGAGATCCCGACCGACCCGGACCGAAAGTACGTCCGGACCACGAGCCTCGAAGGCCTCGTCGACATCGCGATCGACTCGAACAACCGCGTGCTCCACGATCCCGAGCCCGACGTCTACACCGTCGTCACCGACGACATCGTGTACTACTACGCCACCGACGAGAGCGCGATGACGTCGTGGTTCAATATGTAG
- a CDS encoding class I SAM-dependent methyltransferase, translating to MTTWDERFRRGEYPSDPDPSPVLCEYVGEAADGRALDVACGTGRNAVFLADRGYEVDALDQSAEGLRIARANAAERGVDDRLNPIRADATQFAYREDRYDVVTISFYRTLDRLGDIKAALRPGGLLFYQHHLRADPPAEMGPSTDRYRFRANELLRACLDLTVLYYEESSEVVDGSRSATVEIVARNSHGGRQSYPETAWSEPRR from the coding sequence ATGACCACGTGGGACGAGCGCTTCCGCCGCGGCGAGTACCCCTCCGATCCCGACCCGTCGCCGGTGCTGTGCGAGTACGTCGGGGAAGCGGCCGACGGGCGGGCGCTCGACGTCGCCTGCGGGACCGGACGCAACGCCGTGTTTCTCGCCGACCGGGGGTACGAGGTCGACGCGCTCGATCAGTCCGCCGAGGGGCTCCGCATCGCCCGCGCGAACGCCGCAGAGCGCGGCGTCGACGACCGCCTCAATCCCATCCGTGCGGACGCGACGCAGTTCGCGTACCGGGAGGACCGATACGACGTGGTGACGATCAGCTTCTACCGGACGCTCGATCGGCTGGGCGACATCAAGGCGGCGCTGCGACCCGGCGGGCTGCTGTTCTATCAGCACCACCTCCGAGCGGACCCGCCGGCGGAGATGGGCCCGAGCACGGACCGCTATCGGTTTCGCGCGAACGAGCTCCTCCGGGCGTGTCTCGACCTCACCGTGCTGTACTACGAGGAGTCGAGCGAGGTGGTGGACGGAAGCCGCTCGGCGACCGTCGAGATCGTCGCCCGCAACAGCCACGGCGGGAGGCAGTCGTATCCCGAGACGGCGTGGAGCGAGCCGCGCCGCTGA
- a CDS encoding signal peptidase I produces the protein MTPRRAAEYALVGVLLLVIGSLVLGQAIGQPVLFSYVETGSMEPMLRPNDGFVAIPMAVAGPVRTGDVIVFDAVNLNGGDLVTHRVVGETDGGYITKGDANPVTDQDSAEPPVQDAQIVAKALQVGGRIVVVPQLGVVVVTINDGLSGVQRSLATLFGTRALLGSQGLAYILFGFGIVTYVLTDLLGRKSGPTRTRRTSRSGIDDGRAMGRIYVLALTVCLLILVTGSMTVPAGPQSFDIVSSSQDAPGIRVVASGTSETVRYLVPSNGLLPVVVFLEPATEGIAAQPSMVYVPSNSVRESIVTVTAPPSTGYYQRTLVEHRYLAVLPTSTIEALYRIHPWLPIVAIDALLGAGVASLGLSTLYGARRVRSRDLPLRERLYRFFK, from the coding sequence ATGACGCCCCGTCGCGCGGCCGAATACGCCCTCGTCGGCGTCCTCCTGCTCGTGATCGGCTCGCTCGTCCTCGGTCAGGCGATCGGCCAGCCGGTGCTCTTCAGCTACGTCGAGACCGGGAGTATGGAGCCGATGCTCCGCCCGAACGACGGCTTCGTCGCGATTCCGATGGCCGTCGCGGGCCCGGTCCGCACCGGCGACGTGATCGTCTTCGACGCGGTGAACCTCAACGGCGGCGACCTGGTCACCCACCGCGTCGTCGGCGAGACCGACGGGGGCTACATCACGAAGGGCGACGCCAACCCCGTGACTGACCAGGACAGCGCCGAGCCGCCGGTCCAGGACGCCCAGATCGTCGCGAAGGCGCTCCAGGTGGGCGGTCGGATCGTCGTCGTCCCGCAGCTCGGCGTCGTCGTCGTCACCATCAACGACGGCCTCTCGGGCGTCCAACGGAGCCTCGCGACCCTGTTCGGGACGCGCGCGCTCTTGGGCAGTCAGGGCCTCGCGTACATCCTCTTCGGCTTCGGCATCGTGACGTACGTCCTCACGGACCTCCTCGGTCGGAAGTCCGGCCCGACGCGGACGCGGCGGACGTCGCGATCGGGCATCGACGACGGACGGGCGATGGGTCGCATCTACGTCCTCGCGCTCACCGTCTGCCTGCTCATCCTCGTGACCGGGAGCATGACCGTCCCGGCCGGCCCCCAGTCGTTCGACATCGTCAGTTCGAGCCAGGACGCGCCGGGGATCCGCGTCGTCGCCTCGGGGACCTCCGAGACGGTCCGGTACCTCGTCCCCTCGAACGGACTGCTCCCCGTCGTGGTGTTCCTCGAACCCGCGACCGAGGGCATCGCCGCCCAGCCGTCGATGGTGTACGTCCCGTCCAACAGCGTCCGCGAGAGCATCGTCACGGTGACCGCGCCGCCGTCGACGGGGTACTACCAGCGCACGCTCGTCGAGCACCGCTACCTGGCCGTGCTGCCGACGAGCACGATCGAGGCGCTCTATCGGATCCACCCGTGGCTCCCCATCGTCGCCATCGACGCGCTCCTCGGCGCCGGCGTGGCCTCGCTCGGCCTCTCGACGCTGTACGGCGCCCGGCGGGTCCGTTCGCGGGACCTCCCGCTCCGCGAGCGGCTGTATCGGTTCTTCAAATAG
- a CDS encoding sugar phosphate nucleotidyltransferase — protein sequence MKAVILAAGEGTRLRPRTADIPKPLVEVAGAPILTRCFETVRDLGIDEAVVVVGYEKEAIVDRYGDAYRDLDLRYAHQEERTGLAHAVLAAADHVDADFAVLNGDNVYAGNLDTVLCRHRETDADLTVPVHEVSYETARAGAVCEFDEDGTVTGFVEKPDDPPSRYAPAAFYVLPPAVFHACRLVRPSSRGEYELADAIDLLVRAGYRVETVPFEGRKVNVNTEADVERAERLLDRID from the coding sequence ATGAAGGCCGTCATTCTCGCTGCGGGCGAAGGCACGCGGCTCCGCCCGCGGACCGCGGACATTCCGAAGCCGCTCGTCGAGGTCGCCGGCGCGCCGATCCTCACCCGCTGCTTCGAGACGGTGCGCGACCTGGGGATCGACGAGGCGGTCGTGGTCGTCGGCTACGAGAAGGAGGCGATCGTCGACCGCTACGGGGACGCCTACCGGGACCTCGACCTCCGATACGCTCACCAGGAAGAGCGCACCGGGCTGGCGCACGCCGTCCTCGCGGCGGCGGACCACGTCGACGCCGACTTCGCGGTTCTGAACGGCGACAACGTCTACGCCGGGAATCTCGATACGGTGCTCTGCAGGCACCGAGAGACGGACGCGGATCTCACCGTCCCGGTCCACGAGGTCTCGTATGAGACCGCGAGAGCGGGCGCCGTGTGCGAATTCGACGAAGACGGAACCGTCACCGGATTCGTAGAGAAGCCCGACGATCCGCCGTCGCGGTACGCCCCGGCCGCATTCTACGTCCTCCCGCCGGCGGTCTTCCACGCGTGCCGGCTCGTCAGGCCCTCCTCGCGCGGCGAGTACGAACTGGCCGACGCGATCGATCTGCTCGTTCGCGCCGGATACAGGGTCGAGACGGTCCCGTTCGAGGGCCGGAAGGTGAACGTCAACACCGAAGCGGACGTCGAGCGCGCGGAGCGACTGCTCGATAGAATCGACTGA
- a CDS encoding choice-of-anchor D domain-containing protein encodes MSRSASSILASLSLHQVAAVAGVLLLLVVPTGAIVVNQFDAVGPDESIVLAPATGPNGAYAQIDASNELTLNITEHGVNPDAVTVIDGVFTVTNTGNSSVRVWITQTNVEAVTFYSAASGQPVGAERNVTLVPGEELLMSVRIDTRSPGVAPESTLVTKLILNVETIDPTTSAQIDVPDSVDAGEVPLGTSAVVDVTVRNTGGEPLVLRDLAIVGDDAAAFESELGALPTIAPGGSATIPIRFAPEAEGDATATLRLGTNDPNAATATVTLRGEGTIQSLSVIGTRDVDFGDVRVGDRERTAVTVANTGSAPVTIRGVSIEGTDAAAFAADDGGAPVTLAPGARHVLVAAFEPTAGGSQAATLAVETDADDSPLRVDLAGRGLAPDIAVPTETVAFEPIGRGLNATATFTVENRGTAPLTITDVAVVGSGREMFAVTSDLGTPLTLDVGASETVTVRFEPTDDGAFTAGVRFESNDPNEPTARVGVSGTGLPPHIDVSTDHLDFGNVTVGGSKTLNITLSNPGDPAIPVRVTDVRFVSGSSEAFEIVEGEAPFEIAPGETERVTIRYAPQSVGIKTAQLRIISDADQEQIDIWMSNTGWRIRVQQLAENDPGVDSDVETWTRPVTLPDAASAELDANDVPPGVGLTVDVSVPSTREKQATITTVSVAPRSESGEKVTFDMHFVHHDTAPGVVGGVQYEPEAGRAVTQHFGLEHTIPNERLGLTEFTYSVKKSALPADVDPEDLRIYRYADGRWNRLNPELIDETATAYVFFVDPPGFSQFVLTAPEGEPQTEPGDDGPDGDGDPDGDDDPDDEGDEDDDGPETVVRKGDTTITFPGEENGDLADLIDVQDLGVPAPDVGGRDGPEAAIAQGREIGENAERIDFGDDISLTISGEGISEEEIDLKGADTLTLVRDPILLVGSHSLFGSKESIDDNLRMIHRVEITVPPEYENRSAILQLRVPRERFGETDPANATVARNSGGWQLLETEIVEETPEYVVLSAYTPGFSEFAVFADNSVTYEWTVETYDEPFTGRQIEPSFDAVGIYETTLTVTDAFGLTDAATYRILVNDVPGVAVQRPPVIWPNETVTLVADVVDEYGNVTVTWEFSDGTTATGRVVDRRFPAGTETITVVAADEFGARGETIETVTVGRSLPSVELQQIPVSGLGWLLLGLLLLLLVFARDALSGWIVAAVRRHPPEITAFESPSIDVVAARVVIERLAVRDRGDDLDEISVEVRDPSGRRIGMESGTIGGERTYEGTKVYVTLDESASLPPDAAYTVRVRVTDEAGAECVERATVRSDPFRYPLGRPSAGGESAADDD; translated from the coding sequence ATGAGTCGGTCGGCGTCGTCGATACTCGCCTCGCTGTCGCTCCACCAGGTCGCGGCGGTCGCCGGCGTGCTGCTCTTGTTGGTCGTGCCCACGGGCGCCATCGTCGTCAATCAGTTCGACGCCGTCGGCCCCGACGAGTCGATCGTGCTCGCGCCCGCGACGGGCCCGAACGGCGCGTACGCGCAGATCGACGCGAGCAACGAACTCACGCTGAACATCACCGAACACGGCGTCAACCCCGACGCCGTCACCGTGATCGACGGCGTCTTCACCGTGACGAACACCGGGAACTCCTCGGTCCGCGTCTGGATCACGCAGACGAACGTGGAGGCGGTGACGTTCTACTCCGCGGCGAGCGGCCAGCCCGTCGGCGCCGAGCGGAACGTCACCCTCGTCCCGGGCGAGGAGCTCCTGATGAGCGTGCGCATCGACACCCGGAGCCCCGGCGTCGCGCCCGAGAGCACGCTCGTGACGAAGCTCATCCTCAACGTCGAGACGATCGACCCGACGACGAGCGCCCAGATCGACGTGCCCGACTCGGTCGACGCCGGCGAGGTCCCGCTCGGCACGAGCGCGGTCGTCGACGTCACGGTCCGGAACACCGGCGGCGAGCCGCTCGTGCTCCGCGACCTCGCGATCGTCGGCGACGACGCGGCCGCCTTCGAGAGCGAGCTGGGCGCGCTCCCGACGATCGCGCCCGGCGGCTCGGCGACGATCCCGATCCGGTTCGCGCCCGAGGCCGAAGGCGACGCGACCGCGACGCTCCGGCTCGGCACGAACGACCCGAACGCGGCGACGGCGACCGTGACGCTGCGCGGGGAGGGCACGATCCAGTCGCTGTCGGTGATCGGGACCCGCGACGTCGACTTCGGCGACGTCCGCGTCGGCGACCGCGAGCGGACCGCCGTGACGGTCGCGAACACCGGCTCCGCGCCCGTGACCATCCGCGGGGTCAGTATCGAGGGGACCGACGCAGCCGCGTTCGCGGCCGACGACGGCGGCGCGCCGGTGACCCTCGCGCCGGGCGCGCGGCACGTCCTCGTGGCGGCGTTCGAGCCGACGGCCGGAGGGTCGCAGGCGGCGACGCTCGCGGTCGAGACCGACGCCGACGACAGCCCGCTCCGCGTCGACCTCGCCGGTCGGGGCCTCGCGCCCGACATCGCGGTCCCCACCGAAACGGTCGCCTTCGAGCCGATCGGCCGCGGGCTGAACGCGACCGCGACGTTCACCGTCGAGAACCGCGGGACCGCCCCGCTCACCATCACCGACGTCGCCGTCGTCGGCAGCGGCCGCGAGATGTTCGCCGTCACGTCCGACCTCGGGACGCCGCTCACGCTCGACGTCGGCGCCAGCGAGACGGTCACCGTCCGGTTCGAGCCGACCGACGACGGCGCGTTCACGGCGGGCGTGCGCTTCGAGAGCAACGATCCGAACGAGCCGACCGCCCGGGTCGGCGTCTCGGGCACCGGGCTCCCGCCGCACATCGACGTGAGCACGGACCACCTCGACTTCGGGAATGTCACCGTCGGCGGCTCGAAGACGCTGAATATCACGCTCTCGAACCCCGGCGACCCGGCGATTCCGGTCCGCGTGACCGACGTGCGGTTCGTCTCCGGCTCCTCGGAGGCCTTCGAGATCGTCGAGGGCGAGGCGCCCTTCGAGATCGCCCCCGGCGAGACCGAGCGGGTCACGATCCGCTACGCGCCGCAGTCGGTCGGGATCAAGACCGCCCAACTGCGGATCATCAGCGACGCCGACCAGGAGCAGATCGACATCTGGATGTCCAACACCGGCTGGCGGATCCGCGTCCAGCAGCTCGCCGAGAACGACCCCGGCGTCGACAGCGACGTGGAGACCTGGACGCGCCCGGTGACGCTCCCGGACGCCGCCAGCGCCGAACTCGACGCCAACGACGTCCCGCCGGGCGTCGGCCTGACCGTCGACGTGTCGGTGCCGAGCACGCGCGAGAAGCAGGCGACGATCACGACCGTCAGCGTCGCGCCCCGGTCCGAATCCGGGGAGAAGGTCACCTTCGACATGCACTTCGTCCACCACGACACCGCGCCCGGCGTCGTCGGCGGCGTCCAGTACGAGCCGGAGGCGGGCCGCGCCGTCACCCAGCACTTCGGGCTGGAACACACCATCCCGAACGAGCGGCTGGGCCTGACGGAGTTCACCTACTCGGTCAAGAAGAGCGCGCTCCCCGCCGACGTCGACCCCGAGGACCTTCGGATCTACCGCTACGCCGACGGCCGGTGGAACCGCCTGAACCCCGAACTAATCGACGAGACGGCCACCGCGTACGTCTTCTTCGTCGACCCGCCGGGCTTCTCGCAGTTCGTGCTCACCGCGCCCGAGGGCGAGCCCCAGACCGAGCCCGGCGACGACGGGCCGGACGGCGACGGAGATCCCGACGGCGACGACGATCCGGACGACGAGGGCGACGAGGACGACGACGGCCCCGAGACGGTCGTCCGGAAGGGCGACACTACGATCACGTTCCCCGGCGAGGAGAACGGAGACCTCGCGGACCTCATCGACGTCCAGGACCTCGGGGTGCCGGCGCCCGACGTCGGCGGCCGCGACGGGCCCGAGGCGGCCATCGCCCAGGGGAGGGAGATCGGCGAGAACGCCGAGCGGATCGACTTCGGCGACGACATCTCGCTGACGATCTCGGGCGAGGGGATCTCGGAAGAAGAGATCGACCTGAAGGGCGCGGACACGCTGACGCTCGTCCGCGATCCGATCCTGCTCGTCGGGAGCCACTCGCTCTTCGGCTCCAAGGAATCGATCGACGACAACCTCCGGATGATCCACCGCGTCGAGATCACGGTCCCGCCGGAGTACGAGAACCGCTCTGCGATCCTCCAGCTCCGCGTCCCGCGAGAGCGCTTCGGCGAGACCGACCCCGCGAACGCGACGGTCGCCCGGAACAGCGGCGGCTGGCAGCTGCTGGAGACCGAGATCGTCGAGGAGACGCCGGAGTACGTCGTCCTCAGCGCCTACACGCCGGGCTTCTCGGAGTTCGCCGTGTTTGCCGACAACAGCGTCACCTACGAGTGGACCGTCGAGACCTACGACGAGCCGTTCACCGGCCGCCAGATCGAGCCCTCGTTCGACGCGGTCGGGATCTACGAGACGACGCTTACCGTCACCGACGCCTTCGGGCTGACCGACGCGGCCACGTACCGGATCCTCGTCAACGACGTCCCCGGGGTCGCGGTCCAGCGGCCGCCGGTGATCTGGCCGAACGAGACGGTCACCCTCGTCGCCGACGTCGTCGACGAGTACGGCAACGTCACCGTCACCTGGGAGTTCTCCGACGGGACGACCGCCACCGGACGGGTCGTAGACCGGCGCTTCCCCGCCGGCACCGAGACGATCACGGTCGTCGCCGCGGACGAATTCGGCGCCCGCGGCGAGACGATCGAGACGGTCACCGTGGGCCGGTCGCTCCCCTCGGTCGAACTCCAGCAGATCCCCGTGAGCGGGCTCGGGTGGCTCCTGCTCGGACTCCTGTTGCTCCTGCTCGTGTTCGCCCGCGACGCCCTCTCGGGGTGGATCGTCGCGGCCGTGCGGCGGCACCCGCCCGAGATCACGGCGTTCGAGTCGCCGTCGATCGACGTCGTCGCGGCCCGCGTGGTGATCGAGCGGCTGGCGGTGCGGGACCGCGGCGACGACCTCGACGAGATCTCCGTGGAGGTCCGCGACCCCTCGGGCCGCCGGATCGGGATGGAGTCTGGGACGATCGGCGGCGAGCGCACCTACGAGGGGACGAAGGTGTACGTCACCCTCGACGAGTCGGCGTCCCTCCCGCCGGATGCGGCCTACACCGTCCGGGTCCGCGTCACCGACGAGGCGGGCGCCGAGTGCGTCGAGCGGGCGACGGTCCGGTCCGACCCGTTCCGGTACCCCCTCGGCCGGCCGAGCGCGGGCGGCGAGTCCGCCGCGGACGACGACTGA
- a CDS encoding NUDIX domain-containing protein: MDVHDQFVPDDDFRAFLEAMPQVCVEVVLETDEGVLLAERNHEPRVWFWPGSRLYKGEELTAAARRVGREELGIEIDVGERLGVHAHFWDADRTPEGVSRHTVNIVYRASPAVPDAEIDLDDQHADYRFVSQPDPDFHEYVREYFAAYDLP, encoded by the coding sequence ATGGATGTCCACGACCAGTTCGTCCCCGACGACGACTTCCGGGCGTTCCTCGAAGCGATGCCGCAGGTGTGCGTGGAGGTCGTTCTCGAAACGGACGAGGGGGTGCTCCTGGCCGAGCGGAACCACGAACCCCGCGTCTGGTTCTGGCCGGGGAGCCGGCTCTACAAGGGCGAGGAACTGACCGCGGCCGCCCGCCGCGTCGGCCGGGAGGAACTCGGCATCGAGATCGACGTCGGCGAGCGCCTCGGCGTCCACGCGCACTTTTGGGACGCCGACCGGACGCCAGAAGGCGTCAGCCGCCACACCGTCAACATCGTCTACCGGGCGTCGCCCGCAGTTCCCGACGCCGAGATCGACCTCGACGACCAACACGCCGACTACCGGTTCGTCTCACAGCCCGATCCCGATTTCCACGAGTACGTCCGGGAGTACTTCGCCGCGTACGACCTGCCGTGA